GATCTTGCGTCATCCAAAATGCATAAAAACTCCGTAATGTCGATATTTTTCGTGATACTGTAGTCCGTTGAAGCCCCATATCATAAAGCGTCTGTAAATAATTTCTTGCGTCCATATACTTGAATGCCGTGAGCGACAATTGTTCTTGGGTAAGAAACCGATTAAATTGGACGAGATCATCATGATAAGCTTTCAACGTGTGGTCTGAGAAAAAACGTTCCCTTTTTAACATATCTAAAAATTGTTCTTGGATTTGTTTCAATTCAAAAACCCCTCCATCATTAGCATTGTAGCATAATGATGAGGGGAACTGCATTGATTATACATTGAATTTTTATATTTATCAAAATTTTGCTTATTTTGCCATTAATTACAGTTTCATTACAACGTCTGTTTGAAATGGTCCAAATGTTCTAATGCACGATTTGCTAAAGTTTCATAACGCTCTTTTTTATCTTTAATACGTTGTTCAAGTGGCGGTACGAGACCAAAGTTCGCATTCATCGGTTGGAAATTTTTATTGTTCGTTGCATGTGAAATGTAATAAGCCATACTACCGAGCATTGTTTCACGAGGGAAGACGACATCTGCTTTGCCTAACATACGATGCGCTAAGTTAATACCCGCAATCATACCACTGGCAGCACTTTCCACGTAACCTTCTACACCAGTCATTTGACCTGCAAAGAATAAGTTTTTGCGATTTTTAAATTCATAAATGTCACTCAACACTTCCGGAGAGTTGATAAACGTATTACGATGCATCACGCCATATCTCACAATATCGACGTTTTCAAGACCTGGAATGAGACGAATCACTTCTTTTTGTGCGCCCCATTTCAAACGAGTTTGGAAACCTACAATGTTGTATAAAGTGCCCGCAGCGTCATCTTGTCTTAATTGAACGACAGCATAAGGACGTTTCCCCGTTTTTGGATCTTCTAATCCGACTGGCTTCATCGGTCCGAACAATAACGTTTTTTCACCTCTGCCCGCCATCACTTCAAACGGCATACAACCTTCAAAATACTTTTCTTTTTCGAAATCATTCATCGGTGCGACTTCAGCTGCGAGTGCGGCTTCATAAAAACGGTCGAACTCCTCTTTTGTCATTGGACAGTTTAAATAAGCGGCTTCACCTTTATCGTAACGTGATTTCAAATACACTTTATCCATATCGATAGAGTCTTTTTCAATAATCGGTGCAGCTGCATCATAGAAATACAGTTGGTCTTCGCCTGTTAATGCCACGATTTCTTTCGCAAGTGGTTCTGTCGTTAATGGACCTGTCGCAATAATCGTTGGACCTTCAGGGATAGACGTCACTTCTTCATTGCTTACAGTTACGTTCGGATGATTTCTTAACTTTTCAGTGATATATCCTGCAAAGTCATGTCGATCTACCGCTAACGCACCCCCAGCAGGTACACGGGCATGATCCGCTGCTGCAATAATTAATGAATCTAAACGGCGCATTTCTTCTTTTAATACACCAACAGCATTCGTAAGCGCGTTTCCTCTTAATGAATTGGAACATACGAGTTCAGCAAATTGATTTGTATGGTGTGCTGGTGTTTGTTTCACTGGTCGCATTTCATAAAGATTCACGTGAATGCCACGTTCCGCCAGTTGAAATGCTGCTTCAGACCCTGCTAAACCAGCGCCGACAATATTAACAGATGTCATGGTTTTTACCTCACTTTAATACACATATTATTTTTGTACTTCTTCTTTATAGTCACAGTTTGAACATACGACTTGTGTCGCACGTCCTTTCTTACTTTCTGCCAAGTAGTGTTGACATTTCGGACAATCACGGCCAATCGGTTTGTCCCAAGTAACAAAATCACACTCTGGATAATTCGAACAACCATAGAAAATACGGTTTTTCTTAGACTTACGTTCAACGACATCGCCTTTTTTACATTTTGGACATGTCACACCAATCGGCTTCGTAATCGCTTTCGTGTTTCGGCAATCAGGGAAATTAGAACATGCCATGAACTTACCATAGCGTCCCATTTTAATGACCATTGGATTGCCACACACTTCACAATCTTCGCCAGCAGGTTCGTCTTTAATTTCAACCTTTTCCATTTCTTCTTCCGCGCGTTCAACGTCTTGTTTAAAGCTATTGAAAAAGTCACCTACTACTTTTTTCCAAGCCACGTCGCCATCCGCAATTTTATCGAGTAACGTTTCCATGTTTACAGTGAAGTCGACATCGATAATCTCAGGGAAGTACTCTTTCACTTGTTCATGCACGATCTCTCCCAATTCAGTTGGGACGAAACGTTTACTTTCATTCTTCACGTAATTACGCTTCTGAATCGTATCAATTGTTGGCGCATACGTTGAAGGACGACCAATTTTAAGTTCTTCTAATGTTTTAACAAGACGTGCTTCTGTATAGCGTGGTGGTGGTTGTGTAAAGTGTTGTGCCGGGTCGATTTTAGTCGCCAACACTTCATTACCAACTTCAAGCTTCGGCAAACGATTTTCTTTTTCTTTGCCCTTGTCATCATCTGTTTCAACATACAGTGTCATAAAACCTTTAAACTTAATCGTCTGACCGTTTGCTCTAAACTTCACATCATTTTGTGTTAAATCGACAGCAACCGTATCTAAAATTGCAGGTGCCATTTGACTCGCCACAAAGCGTTCCCAAATCAATTTGTACAAACGATATTGATCACGTGTTAAATAGTCTTTCATCTCAGCAGGTGTTCTTAACGTGCTTGTTGGACGAATCGCTTCATGGGCATCTTGGTCACCTTGTTTACCCTTTTTGGTCACTTTAGATAAATATTCACTGCCGTATTCTGACTCGATATATTGTTTCGCTTCATTTTGCGCATCTTTTGAAATACGTGTCGAATCCGTTCTCATATATGTGATAAGACCAATCGTACCTTTACGCTTCAAGTCAATACCTTCATAAAGTTGTTGTGCCACCATCATCGTTTTACGCGCCTTGAAATTTAATTTTCGAGCCGCTTCTTGTTGTAAAGTGGAGGTCGTAAATGGGTTGGCAGGTTTACGTGTTTTTTCTTTTTTTGTCACGTTAGATACTGTGAACTGATTACCGTCTAATGCTTTCGTAATGACTGTCACATCATCTTTCGTCGCTAACTTGAACGGTTTATCCTTATAATGAAGAAACTTGGCATTAAACTTTGATTTTCCATATCGAAATTCGCCTTCAATCGACCAATACTCTTCAGGTTTAAAGTTACGAATTTCATTTTCACGGTCAATCACAAGACGTAATGCTACAGATTGTACACGTCCGGCTGATAAACCTTTTTTTACTTTTTTCCATAATACGGGTGAAATATTATAACCCACTAAACGGTCTAATACGCGTCGAGCTTGTTGCGCATCGACTAAATCCATTTCAATACCGCGTGGATGTTTAAAACTTTCTTTTACAGCGTCTTTCGTAATCTCGTTAAAAACCACACGATTTTCTTTACTATCTTCTAGTTCTAAAATGTTTGCCAAGTGCCATGCAATTGCTTCACCTTCACGATCGGGGTCACTTGCGAGAAAAACTTTTTTCGCTTTTTTCGCATGTCTCTTCAAATCTTTAACAACTGGCCCCTTACCTCGGATAGTAATATATTTAGGTTCATAGTCATGTTCAACGTCCACGCCCATTTGACTACGTGGTAAATCTCTCACATGACCCATTGATGCGATCACTTTGTATTTTTTGCCTAAATATTTTTCTATTGTTTTCGCTTTTGCAGGCGATTCAACAATGACAAGATTATCTGCCAAAGTAGTTACCCCCTTGCTTTTTCTGTTTACAAAGATAAATGATAAACGGTTATTTTTATATTTGTCAATCTTTTGTATTTATTTCAC
Above is a genomic segment from Staphylococcus delphini containing:
- the trmFO gene encoding FADH(2)-oxidizing methylenetetrahydrofolate--tRNA-(uracil(54)-C(5))-methyltransferase TrmFO — protein: MTSVNIVGAGLAGSEAAFQLAERGIHVNLYEMRPVKQTPAHHTNQFAELVCSNSLRGNALTNAVGVLKEEMRRLDSLIIAAADHARVPAGGALAVDRHDFAGYITEKLRNHPNVTVSNEEVTSIPEGPTIIATGPLTTEPLAKEIVALTGEDQLYFYDAAAPIIEKDSIDMDKVYLKSRYDKGEAAYLNCPMTKEEFDRFYEAALAAEVAPMNDFEKEKYFEGCMPFEVMAGRGEKTLLFGPMKPVGLEDPKTGKRPYAVVQLRQDDAAGTLYNIVGFQTRLKWGAQKEVIRLIPGLENVDIVRYGVMHRNTFINSPEVLSDIYEFKNRKNLFFAGQMTGVEGYVESAASGMIAGINLAHRMLGKADVVFPRETMLGSMAYYISHATNNKNFQPMNANFGLVPPLEQRIKDKKERYETLANRALEHLDHFKQTL
- the topA gene encoding type I DNA topoisomerase, whose amino-acid sequence is MADNLVIVESPAKAKTIEKYLGKKYKVIASMGHVRDLPRSQMGVDVEHDYEPKYITIRGKGPVVKDLKRHAKKAKKVFLASDPDREGEAIAWHLANILELEDSKENRVVFNEITKDAVKESFKHPRGIEMDLVDAQQARRVLDRLVGYNISPVLWKKVKKGLSAGRVQSVALRLVIDRENEIRNFKPEEYWSIEGEFRYGKSKFNAKFLHYKDKPFKLATKDDVTVITKALDGNQFTVSNVTKKEKTRKPANPFTTSTLQQEAARKLNFKARKTMMVAQQLYEGIDLKRKGTIGLITYMRTDSTRISKDAQNEAKQYIESEYGSEYLSKVTKKGKQGDQDAHEAIRPTSTLRTPAEMKDYLTRDQYRLYKLIWERFVASQMAPAILDTVAVDLTQNDVKFRANGQTIKFKGFMTLYVETDDDKGKEKENRLPKLEVGNEVLATKIDPAQHFTQPPPRYTEARLVKTLEELKIGRPSTYAPTIDTIQKRNYVKNESKRFVPTELGEIVHEQVKEYFPEIIDVDFTVNMETLLDKIADGDVAWKKVVGDFFNSFKQDVERAEEEMEKVEIKDEPAGEDCEVCGNPMVIKMGRYGKFMACSNFPDCRNTKAITKPIGVTCPKCKKGDVVERKSKKNRIFYGCSNYPECDFVTWDKPIGRDCPKCQHYLAESKKGRATQVVCSNCDYKEEVQK